Proteins from a single region of Platichthys flesus chromosome 16, fPlaFle2.1, whole genome shotgun sequence:
- the pvalb6 gene encoding parvalbumin 6 produces MAMSSILNTDDIKKAVDAFAAADSFDHKKFFEMVGLRAKPFDDVKKVFMVLDADNSGYIEEEELKFVLKGFAKNGRDLTDKETKIFLRAADKDGDGKIGVDEFAAMVKE; encoded by the exons ATGGCAATGAGCAGCATCCTCAACACTGATGACATCAAGAAAGCTGTAGATGCATTTGCAG ctgctgaCTCCTTTGACCATAAGAAGTTTTTCGAGATGGTGGGTCTGAGGGCCAAGCCCTTTGACGATGTGAAGAAGGTCTTCATGGTGCTGGACGCCGACAACAGCGGCtacatagaggaggaggagctcaa aTTCGTCCTGAAGGGTTTCGCCAAAAATGGCAGGGACCTGACCGACAAAGAAACCAAAATATTTTTAAGAGCAGCCGACAAGGATGGAGACGGCAAGATCGGAGTTGACG AATTTGCTGCCATGGTGAAGGAGTAG